From Piscinibacter gummiphilus:
TCATGAAGGCCTGGCGCTCGCTGCCGGGCTTCTTGGTCGCCTTGAAGTCGGCGCTGCAGGTCTTCATCTTGTTCTGCTGCGCGGTCTTTGCGTCTTTCTCTTTCTTCAGACAGTCGGACATGAACGCCTTGCGCTCGTCGCCCTTCTTGTCGCCGGCTTCCTTGTTGCAGGAAACCATCTTGTTCTGCTGCTTGGTGGGGCCCGAGGCCGCATCGGCGGCGTGTGCGGAGCCTGCGAAGCCGGCCACGGCCAGGGCGATCGCGCTGAGAAGTGTCTTCATGGAGTAGTCCTTCCTTCCCGGTGGGGTGTTGACGAGGGTTTCGCCGGGTCGGATTGAAGCACTGCCCCAGAGGCCCAGCAAGGGCTACAACGCAACAGCGCGTTGTGCGGCTGACGCAGATCAGAGGATGCGGCGGGGGTGGGCGAGCGCCTCATGCGCGACGTGAAGGCGACGCACCAGCACACGGATGAACGCCTCGTCGAACAGGTGCCGGCAATTCGGGCTGACCTGCGCAAGCGTGTCGGGCGTGAAGGAGATCGTGGTGGCCGGGTCGGTGACGATCACGTTGGTGCTGTGGCGGCGCAGCTCCGGGCTGGGCGCCAGGTACGCCATCTCGCCCACCGAGGTGCCCGCACCGAGCTGGGCCACCTTGTCGCCGTCGCGGTACACCTCCACCTCGCCCTGGGCAATGATGTGGAAGGTGTTGCCCTCCTCGCCCTTGGTGTAGAGCGCATGGCCGAAAGGGAAGCGCTGCCACTTCGCGCGGTGCACCACTTCCCACAGCTCCACGTCGCCGAAGTTGGAGAAGAAGTCGAGGCTGCGCAAGAGGTTGAAGCGCTCGGAGTCGAGCACGCCCTGCAGGTGGCCCCGCGGCACCTGCTGCGTGGTGATGAGGCCGGAGAGCGCCTGGGCGAAGTCGTCCCAGCTCGCGTAGCGGTCTTCGGGGCGCTTGGCCACGGCCGACAGGATCACGCCGTCGACACCCGGCCCCACGCCTGAGCGCAGGCTGCTCAACAGCGTGGGCTCGGCGCTGTAGATCTGGTTCATCATGGCCGACTGCGAGGTCGAGTCGAAGAGCGGCCGGCCAGCGATCAGGTGGTAGAGCACGGCGCCGAGCGAGTACATGTCGGCGCGGCAATCGAGCTGGCTGCCGTCGAGCTGCTCGGGCGACATGTAGGCGAGCGACCCCACGCGGTAGACCTGCGTCGTCTCGCTCGCCATGTTGAGCGCGCTGCCGAAGTCGCTGATCTTCACGTCGGTGATGTGGCCGTTGGTGATGACGGCCAGCAGGTTGGCCGGCTTCACATCGCGGTGGATCAAACCCTGGCGGTACACGTAGCCGAGTGCCATCGCGCACTTGAAGCCGATTTCGACGATGAGCTCCAGCGGCAGCAGCTGGTCGGCGCGGCAGTAGGGGCGCAGCGTCGTACCGTTCACGTACTCCATCACGAGGTAGGAGTCGGCGGGGTCGACGACCGCGTCGTAGATCTGCACCACGTTCGGGTGCTTCAAGCGGCCCACGAGTGCGGCCTCGGCGGCGAAGAAGCGCTCGAAGTAGCGGCCGTCGCCGGGGTCGTTGGTGGCACCGGCGCGCACGCGCTTGATGGCGACGTCGCGCTGGTGGAAGTCGTCACGCGCGAGGAAGACCTCGCTGGTCGCACCTTCGCCGAGCCGGCGCAGCACCGGGTACTTGCCGATCTGCGTGGGCAACGGCAAGCCGCCGAACCCGCTGGGCGAGGTGCTGGGAACGGGGGTGAACGAGGGCGAGAACGACGACATGGGAGCTGCCATCTTGGCACCGGCGCCAAGGCCCTGCTTGCCAAATTGAGCACAAAACGTAGCCCATTTTCCCTGGGTCAAACACCGCGCGAGGTCGCTCTTGTGCAGTGCGGGAGGCCGGGTGTGCCCACTTAGAATCCGCCGATGATCCAAGCCAAACAGGAGCTGCTCGCCGCGCTGGCCGAAGCGCTCGCCGAACTTGCGCCCGGCACCGCGGTGCCCGCGGCGTTCGAGTCGCCCAAACAAGCCGCCCATGGCGACCTGGCCTGCACGGCTGCGATGCAGCTGGCCAAGCCGCTCAAGAAGAACCCGCGCGAATTCGCGCAGGCGCTGATCGCCGCACTGCAGCAACGCGCCGCGGTGCAGCAGTGGGTCGACGCGATGGAGATCGCCGGCCCCGGCTTCATCAACCTGCGCCTGAAAGCCGCTGCCAAGCAGGCCATCGTGCCGCAGGTGCTGCGCGAGGCCGAAGACTTCGGCCGCAAGAGTGCCAACGGGCAGAAGCTGATGGTCGAGTTCGTCTCGGCCAACCCGACCGGCCCGCTGCACGTGGGCCACGCGCGCCAGGGCGCCCTCGGTGACTCGATCTGCCACCTCTTCGAGACACAAGGTTGGAAGGTCCAGCGCGAGTTCTACTACAACGACGCCGGCGTGCAGATCGCCACGCTGGCGATGTCGACACAGGCACGCATCAAGGGCCTGAAGCCCGGCGACGCCGAGTGGCCCGAGAACGCCTACAACGGCGACTACATCGCCGACGTGGCGGCCGACTACCTCGCGAAGAAGACCATCAAGGCCGACGACCGCGAGTTCACCGCCTCGGGCGACCCCGACGACCTCGACAACATCCGCCAGTTCGCCGTGGCCTATCTGCGCCACGAGCAGGACCTCGACCTGCAGGCCTTCGGCGTGAAGTTCGACCACTACTTCCTCGAGTCGAGCCTGTACACCGACGGCAAGGTCGAGGCCACGGTGCAGAAGCTCATCGCCGCCGGCAAGACCTACGAGCATGAAGGCGCGCTGTGGCTCAAGACCACCGACGACGGTGACGACAAGGACCGCGTGATGCGCAAGTCCGACGGCACCTACACCTACTTCGTGCCCGACGTGGCCTACCACGTGAGCAAATGGGAGCGTGGCTTCACCAAGGTGATCAACTGCCAGGGCACCGACCACTACGGCACCATCGCGCGCGTGCGCGCCGGCCTGCAAGGCATGGGTGTGGGAATTCCCAAGGGCTACCCCGACTACGTGCTCAACACCATGGTGCGCGTGGTGCGCGACGGCGCCGAGGTGAAGATCAGCAAGCGAGCGGGCAGCTACGTGACGCTGCGCGACCTCATCGAGTGGACGAGCCGCGACGCGGTGCGCTTCTTCCTCATCAGCCGCAAGGCCGACACCGAGTTCACCTTCGACGTGGACCTCGCGCTCAAGCAGAACGACGAGAACCCGGTGTTCTACGTGCAGTACGCGCATGCGCGCATCTGCTCGGTGCTGGCGCAGCGTGCCGACGAAGACCTGGCGCAAGCCGACTTCGCGCTGCTCGGCGCGCCGACCGAGGTGGCGCTGATGCAAAAGCTCGCCGAATACCCCGAGATGCTGGAGCGTGCCGCCAACGACCTCGCGCCGCACGATGTGGCCTTCTATTTGCGCGACGTGTCGGCCAGCTTCCACAGCTACTATGCCGCCGAGCGTTTCCTGCTGGACGACAACGCCGCGCTCACCCGGGCCCGGCTGGCGCTGCTGGCTGCGACACGCCAGGTGCTGCGCAACGGCCTCACGCTCCTCGGCGTGAGCCACCCCGACAAGATGTGACGGAGACCGAATGAAAAAGCTTGTTCGTAGCACCCCTGGCCGCCAGCGCGGCAGCTTCGTGCTGGGCCTGATCGTCGGCCTGCTGGTCGGTCTGGCGCTGGCGCTCGGCGTCGCGCTCTACATCGCCAAGGTGCCGGTGCCCTTCGTCAACAAGGTGCCGCAGCGCACCGCCGAGCAGGACGCCGCCGAAGCCGAGAAAAACAAGAATTGGGATCCGAACAGCTCGCTCTACAACAAGGTGCCGGTGGCGCGCCCCGGCGCCACCTCCAGCGGCGTGGTGAGCCCGCCGCCGGCCGGGTCGGCCGTGCTGCCGCCCGGTGGCGCACCCAATGCGGCCGCGAGCGCAACCAAGCCCGACCCGGCGGCCATCCTGGCGGGCAAGTTGCCGCCCGACGCGTCCACCAAACCCGGCAGCGATGCGTTGAGCTATTTCATCCAGGCCGGCGCCTTCGGGCGCATCGAAGATGCGGAGGCCCAGCGCGCGAAGCTGGCGATGTCGGGCTACCAGGCCAAGGTCACCGAGCGCGAGCAGTCCGGCCGCACGGTGTACCGCGTGCGGCTCGGGCCCTTCGACAAGAAGGAAGAAGCCGCACAAGTGAAGGAAAAGCTCGAAAGCACCGGCGTGGAGTCGGCGCTGGTGCAGGTCCAGAAATGATCCAGACATGAAGGTTTGAACCAATCGAGGCCAGCTGTACTCCACACCCCGTCCAATCACCCCAACTCACACACCACATGAACCGTCGCGACTTCTCTGCACACCTGATGGGCCTGGGGCTCGGTGCCACCGCCCTGTCGGCCAGCCTGCCCGCGCTGGCGCAGGAAAAGCCTGTCGAAGGCAAGCAATACGTGAAGCTGGGGTCGCCGGCGCCCGTGAGCGCCCCGGCCGGCAAGATCGAGGTCATCGAGTTCTTTTGGTACAACTGCCCGCACTGCGCCGCCTTCGAGCCCAACCTCGACGCCTGGCAGAAGAAGCTGCCCGCCGACGTGGCCTTCCGCCGCGTGCCGGTGGCCTTCCGCGAGATGTATGCGCCGCAGCAGCAGTTCTTCTACGCGATCGAAGCGCTGGGCAAGGTCGAGGCGCTGCACCGCAAGGTCTTCTATTCCATCCACAACGAGCGCGCCCCGCTGGAGAAGCCCGACCAGATGGTCGCCTTCATGGAAAAGAACGGCGTGCCCAAGGCGCAATTCCTCGAGGTCTTCAACTCCTTCGCGGTGCAGACCAAGGCCAAACAGGCGACCCGCCTGGCCGACGCCTACAAGATCGACGGCGTGCCCGCCATGGGCATCCACGGCAAGTTCTTCACCTCGGGCACCATCGCCGGCACGCCGGAGAAGGCCTTGCAGGTCACCGAATACCTGGTGCAGACGCTGCGCAAGGGCTGATCGGTTCTGCGTGAAAAGGCCGCTGGGAAGCGGCCTTTTTTCCCTGCGATCCGGGCGTGTTCCGCGGATCTGTGGCTAGAATGGCCTGCAAGTTTCATGCCGCCATGAGCCATCTTTCATCCCCCATTTTGGTCAGTTCGAAAGCCCGCCACTGGCTGGTCACGGGCTTGTTGCTGTGCAGCATCGTGCTGCCCGCCCAGGCCGAGAAGGCCGATCGCTTCCAGAAGATGGAGGTCGAGTCCGACCAGCCGGGCAAGGTCGACCTGCAGAACCAGATCGTCGTCTTCAACGGCAATGTGGTGGTGAGCAAGGGCACGATGAGCATCCGCGCCGGCCGCATCGAGGTGCGCGAGACGCCCGATGGCTACCACCACGCCACGGCCCTCGGGGCACCCGGCGCGCTTGCCACCTTCCGCCAGAAGCGCGAGGGGGTCGACGAGTACATCGAAGGCGAGGCCGAGAAGCTGGAATACGACAGCAAGGCCGACACCATCCGCTTCACCGGCAAGGCGTCGGTGAAACGCCTGCGCGGCAAGACGGTGGCCGACGAGGTGAGCGGCGCGCAGATCACCTACGACAACACCGCCGAACTCTTCACCGTGGCCGGCGGCGCGTCCGCCGTGACCCCCGGCAACCCGACCGGCCGCGTGCGCGCCGTGCTCTCGCCGCGCCAGGACAGCCCGGCGGCGGCCGAGGCCGCCTCAGCCGTGCCCCCGGGAGCACGCCGTTGAACGCCGCCGCCGCGGCGCCCGAGCGAGGCGCGAGCACCAGCCAGCTGGAGGCGGCGGGCCTGCAGAAGACCTACGGTGCCCGCAAGGTGGTGAAAGACGTGCGCCTGGGCGTGCGCAGCGGCGAGGTGGTGGGCCTGCTCGGCCCCAACGGCGCCGGCAAGACCACGAGCTTCTACATGATCGTGGGCCTGGTACGGGCCGACGCCGGCCAGATCACCATCGACGGTGAGCGCATCGAGCGCTTGCCGATCCACCAGCGCTCGCGCATGGGGCTGTCGTACCTGCCGCAAGAGGCGTCGATCTTCCGCAAGCTCACGGTGGAAGAGAACATCCGCGCCGTGCTTGAGTTGCAGCACGGGCCCGACGGCAAGCCGCTGCCCAAGGCGACCATCGAGCAGCTGCTCA
This genomic window contains:
- a CDS encoding serine/threonine-protein kinase, with translation MAAPMSSFSPSFTPVPSTSPSGFGGLPLPTQIGKYPVLRRLGEGATSEVFLARDDFHQRDVAIKRVRAGATNDPGDGRYFERFFAAEAALVGRLKHPNVVQIYDAVVDPADSYLVMEYVNGTTLRPYCRADQLLPLELIVEIGFKCAMALGYVYRQGLIHRDVKPANLLAVITNGHITDVKISDFGSALNMASETTQVYRVGSLAYMSPEQLDGSQLDCRADMYSLGAVLYHLIAGRPLFDSTSQSAMMNQIYSAEPTLLSSLRSGVGPGVDGVILSAVAKRPEDRYASWDDFAQALSGLITTQQVPRGHLQGVLDSERFNLLRSLDFFSNFGDVELWEVVHRAKWQRFPFGHALYTKGEEGNTFHIIAQGEVEVYRDGDKVAQLGAGTSVGEMAYLAPSPELRRHSTNVIVTDPATTISFTPDTLAQVSPNCRHLFDEAFIRVLVRRLHVAHEALAHPRRIL
- the lptB gene encoding LPS export ABC transporter ATP-binding protein, with the translated sequence MNAAAAAPERGASTSQLEAAGLQKTYGARKVVKDVRLGVRSGEVVGLLGPNGAGKTTSFYMIVGLVRADAGQITIDGERIERLPIHQRSRMGLSYLPQEASIFRKLTVEENIRAVLELQHGPDGKPLPKATIEQLLNGLLNDLSIEKLRASPAPALSGGERRRVEIARALATQPRFILLDEPFAGVDPIAVLEIQRIIGFLKARGIGVLITDHNVRETLGICDRAYIISEGRVLAEGTPTEIVENADVRKVYLGEHFRM
- a CDS encoding SPOR domain-containing protein gives rise to the protein MKKLVRSTPGRQRGSFVLGLIVGLLVGLALALGVALYIAKVPVPFVNKVPQRTAEQDAAEAEKNKNWDPNSSLYNKVPVARPGATSSGVVSPPPAGSAVLPPGGAPNAAASATKPDPAAILAGKLPPDASTKPGSDALSYFIQAGAFGRIEDAEAQRAKLAMSGYQAKVTEREQSGRTVYRVRLGPFDKKEEAAQVKEKLESTGVESALVQVQK
- a CDS encoding PsiF family protein; the protein is MKTLLSAIALAVAGFAGSAHAADAASGPTKQQNKMVSCNKEAGDKKGDERKAFMSDCLKKEKDAKTAQQNKMKTCSADFKATKKPGSERQAFMKECLSK
- a CDS encoding thiol:disulfide interchange protein DsbA/DsbL, encoding MNRRDFSAHLMGLGLGATALSASLPALAQEKPVEGKQYVKLGSPAPVSAPAGKIEVIEFFWYNCPHCAAFEPNLDAWQKKLPADVAFRRVPVAFREMYAPQQQFFYAIEALGKVEALHRKVFYSIHNERAPLEKPDQMVAFMEKNGVPKAQFLEVFNSFAVQTKAKQATRLADAYKIDGVPAMGIHGKFFTSGTIAGTPEKALQVTEYLVQTLRKG
- the lptA gene encoding lipopolysaccharide transport periplasmic protein LptA, whose protein sequence is MVSSKARHWLVTGLLLCSIVLPAQAEKADRFQKMEVESDQPGKVDLQNQIVVFNGNVVVSKGTMSIRAGRIEVRETPDGYHHATALGAPGALATFRQKREGVDEYIEGEAEKLEYDSKADTIRFTGKASVKRLRGKTVADEVSGAQITYDNTAELFTVAGGASAVTPGNPTGRVRAVLSPRQDSPAAAEAASAVPPGARR
- the argS gene encoding arginine--tRNA ligase, which gives rise to MIQAKQELLAALAEALAELAPGTAVPAAFESPKQAAHGDLACTAAMQLAKPLKKNPREFAQALIAALQQRAAVQQWVDAMEIAGPGFINLRLKAAAKQAIVPQVLREAEDFGRKSANGQKLMVEFVSANPTGPLHVGHARQGALGDSICHLFETQGWKVQREFYYNDAGVQIATLAMSTQARIKGLKPGDAEWPENAYNGDYIADVAADYLAKKTIKADDREFTASGDPDDLDNIRQFAVAYLRHEQDLDLQAFGVKFDHYFLESSLYTDGKVEATVQKLIAAGKTYEHEGALWLKTTDDGDDKDRVMRKSDGTYTYFVPDVAYHVSKWERGFTKVINCQGTDHYGTIARVRAGLQGMGVGIPKGYPDYVLNTMVRVVRDGAEVKISKRAGSYVTLRDLIEWTSRDAVRFFLISRKADTEFTFDVDLALKQNDENPVFYVQYAHARICSVLAQRADEDLAQADFALLGAPTEVALMQKLAEYPEMLERAANDLAPHDVAFYLRDVSASFHSYYAAERFLLDDNAALTRARLALLAATRQVLRNGLTLLGVSHPDKM